Proteins from a single region of Acidimicrobiia bacterium:
- the ppk1 gene encoding polyphosphate kinase 1: protein MNIAYSDRDLSWIDFNERVLECANDSNIALLDRVNFLAISASNMDEFFQVRMSHLKNSLYERSESEKSTRTLIIKNLISRSKNFYNQQYSTYYKLNRELSKENIAFSEIQDLNRQQRTWLTRYFDDNVYPVLTPLAVDPAHPFPWISSKTVNLGIILREQKTDIQRFARIKVPANLERLVQLPNSTIFIPLEKLIMANWEKLFLGMDLESNFVFRITRSSNYIIDDNDDLLQAMSNVVRQRQRYGEATRLEIEAGIDNTWVDLIQNEVTLDTSRIFEFPSYSICDISTLRKIAMIDKPKLKYPKFKPKIPARLKSSKNNRVDLFEIMDNRDLLIHRPYESYEETVQALLAQCVRDENVLAIKQTLYRAAGVDSAIVQSLCKAAQEGKQVVALVELKARFDESTNIERAKLLERAGVHVVYGKVGLKTHAKLLHIVRKDKGSLKYYSHISTGNYNPSTAEVYEDFDLFTSNQRIGKDVGDLFNDLTGYSSKNQYRELLVAPYHLRDKLLTLVEGQSNSDGNIVFKCNNIVDPTILDALLNASENGAHVEIIVRASCGFSPAHIAKYPNIKIRSIIGRFLEHSRIYRFGIGENATLLIGSSDLMKRNLDHRFEVLIPLLENHTRRYVNEALSELLDDNNDHWELTQNGWRHLKSTSTVHNELLKIADYRADTERLNSEISRNIPD, encoded by the coding sequence GTGAATATTGCCTATAGCGATCGAGACCTTAGTTGGATCGATTTTAATGAAAGAGTTTTAGAATGCGCTAATGATTCAAATATAGCGCTGCTTGACCGCGTGAATTTTCTAGCAATATCTGCATCAAACATGGATGAATTCTTTCAAGTGAGAATGAGTCATCTAAAAAACTCCTTATATGAGAGATCTGAATCGGAAAAAAGTACCAGAACACTAATAATAAAGAATCTTATTTCAAGATCAAAGAATTTTTACAACCAGCAATACTCCACATATTACAAACTCAATCGAGAGTTATCAAAAGAGAATATCGCATTTAGTGAGATACAAGATTTAAATCGACAACAAAGAACTTGGCTAACACGATATTTTGATGACAATGTATATCCTGTTCTTACTCCTCTAGCTGTTGATCCAGCTCACCCTTTTCCGTGGATATCATCAAAAACAGTAAATCTTGGAATCATACTCCGTGAACAGAAAACCGACATACAAAGATTCGCAAGGATAAAAGTTCCAGCAAATCTTGAAAGATTGGTGCAACTCCCAAATTCTACGATTTTCATACCCTTAGAGAAATTAATAATGGCTAACTGGGAGAAATTATTTTTAGGTATGGACTTAGAATCAAATTTTGTTTTTAGAATCACAAGATCTAGTAATTATATTATCGATGATAATGATGATTTGTTACAGGCTATGAGCAATGTCGTAAGACAACGCCAAAGATATGGTGAAGCAACGAGACTAGAAATCGAAGCGGGCATAGACAATACTTGGGTAGATTTAATACAGAACGAAGTCACACTTGATACATCAAGAATATTCGAATTTCCGTCTTATAGTATTTGTGATATCTCAACACTACGCAAAATCGCAATGATTGATAAACCTAAACTCAAATATCCAAAATTTAAACCAAAAATACCTGCAAGACTAAAAAGTAGTAAAAATAATCGGGTTGACTTGTTTGAAATTATGGATAATAGAGATCTATTAATTCATAGGCCTTACGAAAGTTATGAAGAAACAGTCCAGGCACTTTTAGCACAATGTGTACGTGATGAAAATGTATTAGCCATAAAGCAAACACTTTATAGAGCCGCAGGTGTTGATTCAGCTATAGTCCAATCTCTTTGTAAGGCCGCTCAAGAAGGAAAGCAGGTAGTTGCTCTAGTCGAATTGAAAGCCAGATTTGATGAATCTACAAATATTGAAAGAGCGAAACTATTAGAAAGGGCTGGTGTACATGTTGTCTACGGAAAAGTTGGTCTTAAAACACATGCAAAACTTTTACATATTGTTAGAAAAGATAAAGGATCACTAAAATATTATTCACATATATCTACAGGTAACTACAACCCTTCAACTGCAGAAGTCTACGAGGATTTCGATTTATTTACTAGCAATCAAAGGATTGGTAAGGACGTAGGAGATCTATTTAATGATCTAACCGGATATAGCTCAAAAAACCAATATCGTGAATTGTTGGTTGCACCATATCATTTGCGCGATAAATTATTAACTCTAGTTGAGGGTCAATCCAATAGTGACGGAAATATAGTATTTAAATGCAATAATATTGTTGACCCAACAATACTTGATGCATTATTAAATGCAAGCGAAAATGGTGCTCATGTTGAAATAATTGTTAGAGCATCATGTGGTTTCTCTCCAGCACATATCGCAAAATACCCAAATATAAAAATTCGTTCTATAATCGGAAGGTTTTTAGAACACTCAAGAATTTATAGATTTGGTATAGGTGAAAATGCAACATTGTTAATAGGGTCTTCGGATTTAATGAAAAGAAATTTAGATCATAGATTCGAAGTATTGATACCTTTATTAGAAAATCATACAAGAAGATATGTTAACGAAGCATTATCAGAACTTCTAGATGATAATAACGATCATTGGGAGCTTACACAAAATGGTTGGAGACATCTAAAATCAACTTCAACAGTACACAATGAATTACTTAAAATTGCAGATTATCGTGCTGATACAGAACGTTTAAATAGTGAGATATCTAGAAATATTCCTGATTAG